The genomic DNA GCCGACCGGTGTGGTCAGGCGGTAGACATACGTGCCGCTCGCTAGCTCTGCGGTGTTGACGCGGAGCTGATGCGGACCTGCGGACATGGGACCGTCCACGAGCGTCGCCACCTTCCGGCCCAACACGTCGAAGACGGCGAGTTGGACGTCAGCACTCTCTCCCAGTTGGAACTGGATTGAGGCCGCGCCAGAGGCGGGGTTCGGGAACGAGTTGCCCAGCGACCAGCCCTCTGGGAGAGGCTCCAGTCCCGTGGAGTTCGGGTTGGCGAAGACCGCGAACTGAACGTAGTCCAGGTCGATATCACCCGTGGTCGTCGAGAGCGTGAACGTATGCGTGCCAGGCGTGATGTTGATCCGCGAGGCCGTCACCGTCCCGCGGCTGCCCTCGGGGCTCGGCGTGAACGTCAGGTTGGCCGCGCTCGCCCCGTCGATCAGCAATTCGCCAGAGGCTCCGGACTCGGACTCATAGAAGAACACCACCGTGACGCTCTGTCCCCCTTCGATGATGGGGTAGGCCAGCGTCACCGATCCATCCATGTCGAGGTTTACCGACTTGAAGCCCTGCGGGCAGTACTGCGTGTCGTCCTCGCACACTTCCTCGACGCCTTCGGTGATCGCCTCTGGCGGGGTCATCGTGTCCACCACCGTCCCACCAGCATCCACCACCTCAATCTCGGCGAAGGCTTGGTAGCCCCAGACCGGCTCAATCCGCAGCGTGTGCGTACCAGCCGTCAGGACGAGCCCATCTACGGCATCGTTGATGAGATGATCGTTGCGGAGTTCGTACACCGTGAACCCATCGGCCGTGGCGATCGGATGATCACACGTGCCACCGGTCCATGCCGAGGTGCAGAAGAAGAGCTCACCTGCGTTGTCGTCATTCTCCAGGTTCAGGCCGTCGAGGAGGAACCGCTCGCCTCGAGGGTCGCTCCCCCGAAGATCCGTGTTGATGTTCAGGCCATACGTGCCGTCGGTCGGAACGGTGAAGGTGTGCTCGATGAATCCGCCAGAGGTGACGAAAATGCTTGTGAAGCCCTCTACGGAGTTCACAGCCGCGTTGTCGCCGATCGTACCGGCCTCTGCCTGTACGATCAGGCCGTCGATCTCGTTTTCCGGAGGCGGACCCGTCAGGTCGACGATGTCCGTGAGGTACTGCGTGCGGTTAGCGAGGTAAGTGGCCTTCGCTGCGGGAAACCAGTTGAGATCTCCGAGCGGCAAGCCGTCTGTCCCTGCCGTCAGGAGGGCTGGCGTTGTGTACGAGAAGTCCTCCGGCAGTGGCCAGTTGATCGCCAATGGGTTGTCTAGACGACCTGGATCCCAATCGAGAATCGCGAACGGAGTGGGCCCCGCATTCGTCACGCTCTCGATAAAAGACTGCATCGTGGTATACACCTCGTTCGTTAGAGGCGCCACCGCGAGGTTTGGTGAAACGTTGATGTTGCCCTGCCGAACCATTCCAGGGTAGAGGTTGAAGAAGCTCTGGGTCGAGTCATTCACCAACGGCTGAGCCCGAACGACAGGGTCAAATGTCGTGTAGTAGTTTTCAAGCTCTGGGCTTCTCCAGTGCGCATTGTTTACGAGAGCAATGCGTCGGTTTTCTTCGAACCCAAAACGAGGGGGTAGCGCGGCTACGCCGAACACGCCCGAGAATGGATCTGCGCGGTTTGGCTCATTGTACAAGTCCGCGCTCTCCCCTTGCCAGAAGGGGTTGACCATGATGTTGTTCGACACGAAGGAACGAATCCAAATTCCGCCCGCGTTAAATGCCAGACCGAAGTTAACCAATGTGTTATGGTTGAACGTGAACGATCGTATCGGCGCAGCCTCTGACTGGAAAGGAAACGACGTGATATTGAAGAACGTATTGTTCTCGAACACAACCGAGTCTGCTCCCGCCTCGAACCGGATCCCACGTCCGCCGTAGCGCTGCGTGTTCTCAGTAAGGTTGCGGAAGCTGGAATTCTGCATCAGAACGATGTTATCCGCGCCCTTCACGCCGAGGTGATGCCAATCGTTGCGATCGAAGATGACGCCGTCGTACGAAAGCATGGCGCCCGAAGAGTTGACAACGATGGGTTCATAGTTGGCGGTGATGCCCGTGTTGTCCTGACCCATGATCCACAGGTTTGAGAACTCGTGTCCGCCGCCGTTGCTGCTCTCGATCATGACGGCGTCAACGGTTCCGTCATCTCGGACGAATCGCTGCAGCGTAGCAGGTCCGCAGTCTTCGGTACCGGAGGCCCCGCAAACGTTGTCCTCTGGGCGGGCTTGGTCCGCCGTCTGTCCATCGAGGCGAAGGTCGAATCCGTCGTTGACGATGCGATCCTCGTTGTAGTAGAGCCCGCCGCGACGGAGAACGTAAACGCGGTCTTCGGGTCGGTCGGTGTCGTTTGCGACCGTGTTGCGTAGCGCGTTGATGTCAGGAAGAAAATCGCCATCGCCGTCCCATTCGACCACGCACTCTGCGGGGCTGGCCGGGCACGTCGTAAACTGCGCGTTCGCCGTTTGGGTCAGCCCAAGAGCCATCATCACGATGGTCCCGAAGGCGTAGGAGTAGAGATTTCTCATGTCGATCCGTGGAGGGTTTGAGTGAGGAGCCGACCGAGGGCCGACGGGAGAGGGGTGTTAGAACCGGTATCGAGCGCCGACATCTACGGTGTAGCCATAGAGCTCTCGGTTGGCGAGGCCTCGATCCGTAAACGAGTACTCACCTGTCGTGGAGTTCTGGTTCGTGTACGCGACGTCCGGCCTGTTATTCAGGTTGTTCAGGTTGACGAAGACCTCGACACCCAGGTCAAGCTTCTGGCGGACGGACAAGTCAAAGCGGGAGTAGTCCCCTACGAAGCGATCATTCAGCGGGTCGTTCGTGGAAACGGACGACGTCGTGTTGCTCTGGAAGAGGTAGGACACCCGCGTTGAGAACCCCTTGTAGTCGTAGCCCAGCGTCACATTCGCGATGTGCGCGGCCTGACCGGGCATCCGTCCTACCCGCGAGGTGTCGCTCACCGAAAACGTCTGCGAGCATGGTCGGGGGTTGCAGACCGTCTCACTCTCCAAGAGGTAGCTGAAGTAGGTCGTCTCTGAGAAACCCCGCGTGTAGTTGAGGTTGAGGACGATCCCTTTCAACAGGCCGGGTAGGTACGAGAAGTTGGTTTGCCATTCGAGCTCGTAGCCGTAAAACGTGGTCGGCTCAGGGCTGTTGATCTGCGTGTAGAGCGTCGGGCGTGCGGTCTGGTACCACGCCTCCGGCACGTTGGTACCCTCCGGCGGCGGAAGCGTGCTCGTGATCGGGATGCCGACCCCAACAACCAGGTTGTCAATCTCCTTGTAGAAGCCGGAGACACCGACAAGGCCCAGGTTGCCTCGGATGACCTGCGCGGACGCGTCGTAGTTCACCGCTGAAGCAGGGCTCAGGCGCGAGTTCGCAGCGACGACAGACGAACTGTAGATGTCGATGGACGTGATCGGCGCGTACTGGCTGAAGCTGGGCCGGATGAGCGTCTCGGTGCGGGCCAGTCGGAGCGAGAACCAGTCGGTCGGCCGGATGTCGGCATGGACCATCGGCAGCCAGTAGTCGAACGTGCGATCCCGAGTGATCCGCTCGTAGTCTCTCGGCGGCTGACCAGCTTGCCCGGTCGCGACGGCGCGGAAGACCTGCCCGGTGTACGAGGTGTTGTCTCTCTCGTAGCGGATGCCCGGGATCACCGTGAGGTAGGGGCCGAGATTGAGTTCAGCCATCACGTACCCTGCCTGGTAGTTTTCCGAGCCCTCGTAGTCGCGCCCTAGCGATCCAATCGACTCCGGGATGTACTCGCCGAAGTAGACCTCAGCGCCGGGTACGTCGCGCGGGTCCGAGCAGAAGTCGGGGTTTTGCAGGGCTCGCGTCAGCTCCATGAGCCTGTCCTCGTCAGGAACCAGCCCGAGCCCGTACACCCCGTCGAAGAAATCGGTACCCCGATCGTAGTCCGTCAGGACAGAGCCGATGGGTAGGCGATCCCCGTTCCGGAACTGATCGGCGAAGTCAGGGACCCCCTGCGCGAGGCACTCATAGAGCTGCGCGTCTGGATACTGGAGCCCTTGACGACCGAACCGGTTGGTGTCAAAGGTCCGATCCAGCCAACGGAGCTTGCCTCCGGTCTTGACGTATCCCGAGATGAAGTCTCCTAGCCGGAATGGCGCCTGCAGGTTTGCCTGAACGCCCATCTGGTCTTCGTCCAGGCGGCTATCGTCAACCCAGAGCTGGGAGAGCTCAGTGGTCGAGTCTACGAGGACCGTGACGTCCTCTGGAAAGACGTTGTAGCGCGCCTCGGTTCCTTGTCCGAAGCCCGTCCCCTCCTTGTTGAACACCCACGTGAAGTTCTCCGGGCTCTTCGCGCGTGATGTGCTGAGCGTGGCCGTCGCGTCGTACTGGATCCATCCGAAGTCCTGCTCGACGCCGAGCGCGCTAGACAGGAGGGACGTCTCGTTCTGCTGCCGTTCGAGGTTGTAAGCGAGGCGGTCTGCCACGTTTTGGTAGCGAAAGCGCGCGTCGTCGTTGCGTGAGTTGTAGAACGCGTTGGCCGTCGCTCGTCCACCCGGGAGGGTGTAGTCGAGGAGTACGCTGCCTCCTGTGCGCCCGCGCCGGACCGTCTCCTCACGGGTCGAGAGGTCGTTTACGTAGAGTGCGGATTCCCCCGACCCATCCGTGAGCGAGCCGAGCCCATATCCCACGTTCAGCTTGTCCGCGCTCCGATCATACTCCTCAGCGTTGAACGTGACGATGGCTCCCAGCCGGTCTTGAAAGAACCGATTGCTAGCGGTCCCCACAAACTTGTAGTTGCCGAGGTAGCCCTGGAGACCGGTGTACCCACCCTGGGCGAGGAGGTCCAGCGCCGGGCGGGAGGGCGCATTTTTGAGACGGAGGTTGATCGTTCCGCCCACGGCGTCGGCATCCATGTCAGGAGTGATCGCCTTGCGGACCTCAATGCCGTCGAGAATGTTGCTCGATACGAGCGAGAGGTCGACGGACCGGTTACCGCCGTCCGTTCCTGCTAGGCGGACACCATTAACGGTAACGTTGTTGAACTCCGGCGAGAGCCCACGGATGGAGACGGAGTTGGCCTCTCCGCCCGAGCGCTGAATTGCAACGCCCGGTAGGCGCCCGATGGATTCTGCGGCGTTGTTGTCTGGGAGCTCCTGGATTCGGTCTGCCGAGACGACGTTGACGACCGTCCGGCTCCGGTACTGCTCGTTGATGGCCGCGAGTTGGCCAGCAACTTGGGCAGTGACCGTCACCCCCTCGAACGTGGCGCTCTGTAGAAAGACCTCTACCTCGATGGTACCCCGGTCGGGCACGCTTACGGTGAGCGTGTCGCTTTGATAGCCAACGTAGGACACCACGAGCCGCTGCTCACCCGAAGGGACGCTGGGGATCGAGAAGCGCCCGTCGAGATCTGTCGCGGCGCCGAGGGAGGTGCCCACCACGAGGACGTTGGCACCGATGAGAGTCTCGCCCGATACGGCATCGGAGACGGTTCCCACGACTCGACCGGCGGCGTCTAGGGGCACCGCAGCGAAGGCTTGCGCAGAAGCAAGCATGAGCACGGAGACGAGGAGGGTGCGGGAGAGTGTCGCAGTCATTAGGGCATGCAGGGCCTCGGGACCCGGAAGCGGTTCCGAGAAAGTATGTCAATCAAATTGACGAATGCAAGCGATCTGTTTAATTCCGTCCCGAAGGGTCTGTCGCGGGGTTCTCATCAGAGGCTCCAAGTGCCCGCATTAGAGCTGCATAGCGTTTGAGAACGGCCTGCGTACTGTCATCCTCGGCGTAGATGGAATACCACCCCTGGTTCTCGTGCGGCGGATCCCCGGTGAGCGGGTTGCCGGGCTCCCACGTCCCGCCTGGCGCCAGAGGCTTGCCTTCTCCAGACCATGACCACACGTTGCTGCCAGCAACGGGGCGCCCAGCGACGGCGAGGGAGTAAATGGCCTGGTACAGGGCGCGGTAGTAGCGATCGCGATACGTCGTGGCGGCTTCGGGCCGGTAATCGAGCCCATCGCGGGAGGCGCCGAACTCTTCCACGACGAGAGGCTTGCCGAGCCGGTCTGCGATGGCGGCGTGGTCCCCGAGGTAGGCGAGCGCGTTGCCGAGCGCTTCTACGAACGTGCCTTCGGGGTCGGTCCTGGGCTGAAACCACTGCCAGTTCTCGATCCAAATGTGGACGGTGAGGTAGTCCAGGTGGGGGGACGAGCTGACGCGTTCGAACTGGGTCCGCGGCACTTCGTAGCCGTTCTGGAGCTTGCCTTCGCCGCCGAGCGAGACGAGGTGATTGGGGTCGAGCGTCTGGAGCAGCGCGGCGGTGCGGTCGGCCCAGAGGACGTAAGCGTCGGAGTTCTGGAAGCCGCGCGGCTCGTTGCCGAGTTGCCACGCCATGATCGTCGGGTCGTCGCGGTAGTCGGCTCCGGTGATGGTGTTCTCGCGGAGGACGACGTGGCGCAGGTAGGCTTCAAACATCGCCTGAGCCTCGGCATCGACGTAGAACTCGGCGGCGAACATCTGGAACTCGTCCCAGGTGTGCTCGCCGGCGTTGGGATACGGGACGGGCTCGCCGGAGGCCCAGCTGTGGTACTGCGCCATCCCGCCCGACCAGTGGAAGAAGTTGTTGAGCACGAGAACGGCCGTCATGTCTCGCTTGCCCATCTCGGCGAGCAGGAAGTCCAGCCCGCGCAAGAGGCTCTCGTCGTACTCGCCGGGGGCGTTCTGCACGGCGGGATGCACGCGCCACGGCTCGCCTGCGGGTCCTTCGCTGGCGGCCATCACGCGGAGGTTGGTCACGCCGAGCGCCTGTAACCGGTCTAGTTCACGCACGAGCCGCTCACGGTCGCCCCCGGCCTCTGGCGAGCCCAGGTTCATGCCGAACCACAGGTTCGCGCCGACGAAGTAGTACGGCTGGCCGTCGCGGACGAAGTGGGCGTCCTTGACGCGGACGAACGCGTCGGGTTGGGCCGCTGGCGCCACGGACAGGAGGACGGCGAGGGCGGCGAGCGCCAGGGGCGGGCGGAGCATAGAGGCGGGGATCAAGAGGCGTCGGGATCGAGAGGTCGGACGCGGTAATACGGGCCTTCGAGCGTGCAGCCCGCGAGGCGTTCGAGGATGGCCTTGCGAACGCGGATCATCGAGCCCCAGCGGTGGCTCTCAGCGCGGACCACGTCGGCCTCGTCTAGGTCCAATCGAGACGCGACATCGGCGCGAGAGAGGCCCTGCCGCTGGCGACAGCGGCGGACCTCCGCGCTGAGTTCGTGGGGGGAGACGAGCTTGGATCGTCGCGGCGTGCCCATCGGATCAGGCAGGGTGCGCGCGAGCCGCCAGTGGCTCGGGCGTCGGGACCCGGTGCATGATTTCCATGCACGCACGGGCGTTGTGGTAGGGGCATTTCCAGGGGCCCACCTTGTCCTCCTCGCGGTAGGGCGTGCCGTCGCGGGAAACGCGGAAGAACCACTCCCCGCCCTCGCGGTCGATGATGTGCTGCTGGATAAAGGCCCAGGCCTGGGCCGCAGCGC from Rubricoccus marinus includes the following:
- a CDS encoding T9SS type A sorting domain-containing protein encodes the protein MRNLYSYAFGTIVMMALGLTQTANAQFTTCPASPAECVVEWDGDGDFLPDINALRNTVANDTDRPEDRVYVLRRGGLYYNEDRIVNDGFDLRLDGQTADQARPEDNVCGASGTEDCGPATLQRFVRDDGTVDAVMIESSNGGGHEFSNLWIMGQDNTGITANYEPIVVNSSGAMLSYDGVIFDRNDWHHLGVKGADNIVLMQNSSFRNLTENTQRYGGRGIRFEAGADSVVFENNTFFNITSFPFQSEAAPIRSFTFNHNTLVNFGLAFNAGGIWIRSFVSNNIMVNPFWQGESADLYNEPNRADPFSGVFGVAALPPRFGFEENRRIALVNNAHWRSPELENYYTTFDPVVRAQPLVNDSTQSFFNLYPGMVRQGNINVSPNLAVAPLTNEVYTTMQSFIESVTNAGPTPFAILDWDPGRLDNPLAINWPLPEDFSYTTPALLTAGTDGLPLGDLNWFPAAKATYLANRTQYLTDIVDLTGPPPENEIDGLIVQAEAGTIGDNAAVNSVEGFTSIFVTSGGFIEHTFTVPTDGTYGLNINTDLRGSDPRGERFLLDGLNLENDDNAGELFFCTSAWTGGTCDHPIATADGFTVYELRNDHLINDAVDGLVLTAGTHTLRIEPVWGYQAFAEIEVVDAGGTVVDTMTPPEAITEGVEEVCEDDTQYCPQGFKSVNLDMDGSVTLAYPIIEGGQSVTVVFFYESESGASGELLIDGASAANLTFTPSPEGSRGTVTASRINITPGTHTFTLSTTTGDIDLDYVQFAVFANPNSTGLEPLPEGWSLGNSFPNPASGAASIQFQLGESADVQLAVFDVLGRKVATLVDGPMSAGPHQLRVNTAELASGTYVYRLTTPVGVQTRRMTVVR
- a CDS encoding TonB-dependent receptor, whose protein sequence is MTATLSRTLLVSVLMLASAQAFAAVPLDAAGRVVGTVSDAVSGETLIGANVLVVGTSLGAATDLDGRFSIPSVPSGEQRLVVSYVGYQSDTLTVSVPDRGTIEVEVFLQSATFEGVTVTAQVAGQLAAINEQYRSRTVVNVVSADRIQELPDNNAAESIGRLPGVAIQRSGGEANSVSIRGLSPEFNNVTVNGVRLAGTDGGNRSVDLSLVSSNILDGIEVRKAITPDMDADAVGGTINLRLKNAPSRPALDLLAQGGYTGLQGYLGNYKFVGTASNRFFQDRLGAIVTFNAEEYDRSADKLNVGYGLGSLTDGSGESALYVNDLSTREETVRRGRTGGSVLLDYTLPGGRATANAFYNSRNDDARFRYQNVADRLAYNLERQQNETSLLSSALGVEQDFGWIQYDATATLSTSRAKSPENFTWVFNKEGTGFGQGTEARYNVFPEDVTVLVDSTTELSQLWVDDSRLDEDQMGVQANLQAPFRLGDFISGYVKTGGKLRWLDRTFDTNRFGRQGLQYPDAQLYECLAQGVPDFADQFRNGDRLPIGSVLTDYDRGTDFFDGVYGLGLVPDEDRLMELTRALQNPDFCSDPRDVPGAEVYFGEYIPESIGSLGRDYEGSENYQAGYVMAELNLGPYLTVIPGIRYERDNTSYTGQVFRAVATGQAGQPPRDYERITRDRTFDYWLPMVHADIRPTDWFSLRLARTETLIRPSFSQYAPITSIDIYSSSVVAANSRLSPASAVNYDASAQVIRGNLGLVGVSGFYKEIDNLVVGVGIPITSTLPPPEGTNVPEAWYQTARPTLYTQINSPEPTTFYGYELEWQTNFSYLPGLLKGIVLNLNYTRGFSETTYFSYLLESETVCNPRPCSQTFSVSDTSRVGRMPGQAAHIANVTLGYDYKGFSTRVSYLFQSNTTSSVSTNDPLNDRFVGDYSRFDLSVRQKLDLGVEVFVNLNNLNNRPDVAYTNQNSTTGEYSFTDRGLANRELYGYTVDVGARYRF
- a CDS encoding glycoside hydrolase 5 family protein, encoding MLRPPLALAALAVLLSVAPAAQPDAFVRVKDAHFVRDGQPYYFVGANLWFGMNLGSPEAGGDRERLVRELDRLQALGVTNLRVMAASEGPAGEPWRVHPAVQNAPGEYDESLLRGLDFLLAEMGKRDMTAVLVLNNFFHWSGGMAQYHSWASGEPVPYPNAGEHTWDEFQMFAAEFYVDAEAQAMFEAYLRHVVLRENTITGADYRDDPTIMAWQLGNEPRGFQNSDAYVLWADRTAALLQTLDPNHLVSLGGEGKLQNGYEVPRTQFERVSSSPHLDYLTVHIWIENWQWFQPRTDPEGTFVEALGNALAYLGDHAAIADRLGKPLVVEEFGASRDGLDYRPEAATTYRDRYYRALYQAIYSLAVAGRPVAGSNVWSWSGEGKPLAPGGTWEPGNPLTGDPPHENQGWYSIYAEDDSTQAVLKRYAALMRALGASDENPATDPSGRN
- a CDS encoding helix-turn-helix domain-containing protein, with product MGTPRRSKLVSPHELSAEVRRCRQRQGLSRADVASRLDLDEADVVRAESHRWGSMIRVRKAILERLAGCTLEGPYYRVRPLDPDAS